One window of Drosophila busckii strain San Diego stock center, stock number 13000-0081.31 chromosome 3L, ASM1175060v1, whole genome shotgun sequence genomic DNA carries:
- the LOC108600468 gene encoding epsin-1 isoform X5: protein MRCTAVVTYWDLFVFSLRKQKDDMQVNVAGLRRNIKNLAHNYSDAQVKVREATSNDPWGPSATIMAEIADLTYNVVAFSEIMQMIWKRLNDHGKNWRHVYKALILLEYLIKTGTEKVAQQCKENIFAIQTLREFVYFEEGKDQGTHVREKAKQLVTLLKDDERLKNERVKALKAKERFALHPSGFGSDGYIDGPSQRDMPPGWQEEPPKSASELEMVRPQTAGEEELQLQLAMAMSREEAEQEEAKRRSDDVRLQLALSQSEQDFKGTNGRPLVGAAAAAPKEEQQSHLLDLLDISLGATSISSPPLGAAGGAAAAAVVDPWAAPPARAASQLSDPWSGSASNTPIPADPWHPASAPRTIMSAGVPLGAAAAATPQPGDAWGMRTQSPSVASGSSNEGWLQTNGNAQQNGARAAAPVDAWLSKSAASPALAAAPAARATSNGSSGDPWLAETPAAPADPWAGGQPAGAGTGALDDPWKAVQTGAIKKQSPDFDEFDLITNRNKSELNNSHASNNNNASLLDEMDPLSTNYGSLNNSSVHASTGATAKKPLKDPHAFLGENSALVNLDNLIKPIAPQTQAGLAPAYNPFADNGMPPKTNLFQQQQPAVPSINQLKQQPPFAINMNQDPWAPVTGGVNPASQHTQPPNPPINNNNNNSYFGEHYQSPSIDSIRNLDLMNEPPQRAYGYSPTAPTTLSYSSFSTPLGYSSYTQNYTSALTESLAETPGVTIAPLGFDARQNLNQSAAATQHQHCYQDQNNNMPWIKPEAAATNPFLS, encoded by the exons ATGCGCTGCACTGCTGTTGTCACCTATTGGGACTTGTTTGTGTTCTCAT TGAGAAAGCAAAAGGACGATATGCAGGTCAATGTTGCCGGTTTACGTAGAAACATTAAAAATCTTGCGCACAACTATTCCGATGCACAG GTCAAAGTGCGCGAGGCCACGTCGAATGATCCGTGGGGTCCATCGGCCACTATTATGGCCGAAATTGCGGATCTAACGTATAATGTGGTGGCCTTTTCGGAGATAATGCAAATGATATGGAAGCGGCTAAACGATCATGGCAAGAACTGGCGGCATGTCTACAAGGCGCTCATCCTCCTCGAGTATCTGATCAAAACGGGCACCGAGAAGGTCGCACAGCAATGCAAGGAGAACATATTCGCCATACAAACATTGCGTGAGTTTGTCTACTTCGAGGAGGGCAAAGATCAGGGCACACATGTGCGCGAGAAGGCCAAGCAGCTGGTCACATTGCTCAAGGACGATGAGCGTCTGAAGAATGAGCGCGTCAAAGCGCTGAAAGCGAAGGAGCGCTTTGCGCTGCATCCAAGCGGATTTGGCAGCGATGGTTATATCGATGGGCCATCGCAAAGAGACATGCCGCCAGGCTGGCAAGAGGAGCCGCCCAAAAGTGCTTCCGAACTGGAAATGGTGCGTCCACAAACTGCTGGCGaggaggagctgcagctgcagctggcgatGGCTATGTCCAGAGAAGAAGCAGAGCAGGAGGAGGCCAAGCGGCGCAGCGATGATGTGCGTCTGCAGCTGGCGCTAAGTCAAAGCGAACAGGACTTCAA agGTACAAATGGTCGTCCActtgttggtgctgctgctgctgcgcccaaGGAGGAGCAGCAAAGTCATTTACTCGACTTGCTGGACATTTCGCTGGGCGCCACTAGCATTTCAAGTCCACCGCTGGGCGCCGCtggcggtgctgctgctgctgctgttgtggatCCTTGGGCTGCGCCACCCGCGCGTGCAGCAAGTCAACTTTCCGATCCGTGGTCTGGCAGCGCCTCCAATACGCCCATACCTGCCGATCCCTGGCATCCTGCTAGCGCTCCACGCACCATTATGAGCGCTGGCGTGCCGCtgggcgctgcagcagctgccacgccgCAGCCAGGCGATGCTTGGGGCATGCGCACACAGTCACCGTCCGTTGCCTCGGGCTCCTCCAACGAAGGCTGGCTGCAGACCAATGGCAATGCCCAGCAGAATGGCGCACGTGCTGCAGCGCCTGTGGATGCTTGGCTAAGCAAGAGCGCAGCAAGTCCAGCgctagcagcagcgccagcagcacgTGCAACCAGCAATGGCAGCTCGGGCGATCCGTGGCTAGCGGAAACGCCAGCTGCACCAGCAGATCCCTGGGCGGGTGGTCAGCCCGCAGGCGCAGGCACTGGCGCCTTGGATGATCCCTGGAAAGCTGTGCAAACGGGCGCCATTAAG aAACAATCGCCCGACTTTGATGAGTTTGATTTGATTACCAATCGCAACAAGAGCGAGCTCAACAATTCACATGCctccaataacaacaatg CTTCATTGCTTGACGAAATGGATCCGCTTTCGACAAACTATGGCAGCCTTAATAACTCCAGCGTACATGCCTCAACGGGCGCCACCGCAAAGAAGCCACTGAAAGATCCGCATGCATTTCTGGGCGAAAACTCGGCGCTGGTCAATCTGGACAATCTAATAAAGCCCATAGCGCCGCAAACGCAAGCAGGACTAGCGCCAGCCTACAATCCTTTCGCTGACAATGGCATGCCGCCCAAAACGAATCTattccagcaacagcagccagca GTGCCGTCCATAAATCAGCTGAAACAGCAGCCgccttttgcaattaatatgaATCAGGATCCTTGGGCGCCAGTTACCGGTGGTGTTAATCCAGCCTCACAG CACACCCAGCCACCCAATCCtccaatcaacaacaacaacaacaatagttacTTTGGCGAACATTATCAAAGTCCCAGCATTGATAGCATACGCAATTTGGATCTTATGAACGAGCCGCCGCAACGTGCCTATGGCTATTCACCTACAGCTCCAACAACGCTGAGCTACAGCAGCTTCAGCACTCCGTTGGGCTATTCCAGCTATACGCAAAACTATACAAGCGCCTTGACCGAATCCTTGGCTGAAACTCCGGGAGTTACCATCGCGCCGCTGGGCTTCGATGCGCGACAGAATCTGAATCAGAGTGCAGCTGCTACTCAGCATCAGCATTGCTATCAGGAT caaaacaacaacatgccaTGGATAAAACCGGAGGCAGCGGCTACAAATCCATTTTTATCTTAA
- the LOC108600468 gene encoding epsin-2 isoform X3, translating into MQVNVAGLRRNIKNLAHNYSDAQVKVREATSNDPWGPSATIMAEIADLTYNVVAFSEIMQMIWKRLNDHGKNWRHVYKALILLEYLIKTGTEKVAQQCKENIFAIQTLREFVYFEEGKDQGTHVREKAKQLVTLLKDDERLKNERVKALKAKERFALHPSGFGSDGYIDGPSQRDMPPGWQEEPPKSASELEMVRPQTAGEEELQLQLAMAMSREEAEQEEAKRRSDDVRLQLALSQSEQDFKGTNGRPLVGAAAAAPKEEQQSHLLDLLDISLGATSISSPPLGAAGGAAAAAVVDPWAAPPARAASQLSDPWSGSASNTPIPADPWHPASAPRTIMSAGVPLGAAAAATPQPGDAWGMRTQSPSVASGSSNEGWLQTNGNAQQNGARAAAPVDAWLSKSAASPALAAAPAARATSNGSSGDPWLAETPAAPADPWAGGQPAGAGTGALDDPWKAVQTGAIKKQSPDFDEFDLITNRNKSELNNSHASNNNNASLLDEMDPLSTNYGSLNNSSVHASTGATAKKPLKDPHAFLGENSALVNLDNLIKPIAPQTQAGLAPAYNPFADNGMPPKTNLFQQQQPAVPSINQLKQQPPFAINMNQDPWAPVTGGVNPASQYKPMRPTSLQLIDDFSLLSAFSKPLTQTIPQQHTQPPNPPINNNNNNSYFGEHYQSPSIDSIRNLDLMNEPPQRAYGYSPTAPTTLSYSSFSTPLGYSSYTQNYTSALTESLAETPGVTIAPLGFDARQNLNQSAAATQHQHCYQDQNNNMPWIKPEAAATNPFLS; encoded by the exons ATGCAGGTCAATGTTGCCGGTTTACGTAGAAACATTAAAAATCTTGCGCACAACTATTCCGATGCACAG GTCAAAGTGCGCGAGGCCACGTCGAATGATCCGTGGGGTCCATCGGCCACTATTATGGCCGAAATTGCGGATCTAACGTATAATGTGGTGGCCTTTTCGGAGATAATGCAAATGATATGGAAGCGGCTAAACGATCATGGCAAGAACTGGCGGCATGTCTACAAGGCGCTCATCCTCCTCGAGTATCTGATCAAAACGGGCACCGAGAAGGTCGCACAGCAATGCAAGGAGAACATATTCGCCATACAAACATTGCGTGAGTTTGTCTACTTCGAGGAGGGCAAAGATCAGGGCACACATGTGCGCGAGAAGGCCAAGCAGCTGGTCACATTGCTCAAGGACGATGAGCGTCTGAAGAATGAGCGCGTCAAAGCGCTGAAAGCGAAGGAGCGCTTTGCGCTGCATCCAAGCGGATTTGGCAGCGATGGTTATATCGATGGGCCATCGCAAAGAGACATGCCGCCAGGCTGGCAAGAGGAGCCGCCCAAAAGTGCTTCCGAACTGGAAATGGTGCGTCCACAAACTGCTGGCGaggaggagctgcagctgcagctggcgatGGCTATGTCCAGAGAAGAAGCAGAGCAGGAGGAGGCCAAGCGGCGCAGCGATGATGTGCGTCTGCAGCTGGCGCTAAGTCAAAGCGAACAGGACTTCAA agGTACAAATGGTCGTCCActtgttggtgctgctgctgctgcgcccaaGGAGGAGCAGCAAAGTCATTTACTCGACTTGCTGGACATTTCGCTGGGCGCCACTAGCATTTCAAGTCCACCGCTGGGCGCCGCtggcggtgctgctgctgctgctgttgtggatCCTTGGGCTGCGCCACCCGCGCGTGCAGCAAGTCAACTTTCCGATCCGTGGTCTGGCAGCGCCTCCAATACGCCCATACCTGCCGATCCCTGGCATCCTGCTAGCGCTCCACGCACCATTATGAGCGCTGGCGTGCCGCtgggcgctgcagcagctgccacgccgCAGCCAGGCGATGCTTGGGGCATGCGCACACAGTCACCGTCCGTTGCCTCGGGCTCCTCCAACGAAGGCTGGCTGCAGACCAATGGCAATGCCCAGCAGAATGGCGCACGTGCTGCAGCGCCTGTGGATGCTTGGCTAAGCAAGAGCGCAGCAAGTCCAGCgctagcagcagcgccagcagcacgTGCAACCAGCAATGGCAGCTCGGGCGATCCGTGGCTAGCGGAAACGCCAGCTGCACCAGCAGATCCCTGGGCGGGTGGTCAGCCCGCAGGCGCAGGCACTGGCGCCTTGGATGATCCCTGGAAAGCTGTGCAAACGGGCGCCATTAAG aAACAATCGCCCGACTTTGATGAGTTTGATTTGATTACCAATCGCAACAAGAGCGAGCTCAACAATTCACATGCctccaataacaacaatg CTTCATTGCTTGACGAAATGGATCCGCTTTCGACAAACTATGGCAGCCTTAATAACTCCAGCGTACATGCCTCAACGGGCGCCACCGCAAAGAAGCCACTGAAAGATCCGCATGCATTTCTGGGCGAAAACTCGGCGCTGGTCAATCTGGACAATCTAATAAAGCCCATAGCGCCGCAAACGCAAGCAGGACTAGCGCCAGCCTACAATCCTTTCGCTGACAATGGCATGCCGCCCAAAACGAATCTattccagcaacagcagccagca GTGCCGTCCATAAATCAGCTGAAACAGCAGCCgccttttgcaattaatatgaATCAGGATCCTTGGGCGCCAGTTACCGGTGGTGTTAATCCAGCCTCACAG TACAAGCCCATGCGTCCTACTAGTCTGCAGCTAATCGATGACTTTAGTCTCTTGAGTGCCTTTAGTAAACCTCTAACCCAAACAATTCCACAGCAGCACACCCAGCCACCCAATCCtccaatcaacaacaacaacaacaatagttacTTTGGCGAACATTATCAAAGTCCCAGCATTGATAGCATACGCAATTTGGATCTTATGAACGAGCCGCCGCAACGTGCCTATGGCTATTCACCTACAGCTCCAACAACGCTGAGCTACAGCAGCTTCAGCACTCCGTTGGGCTATTCCAGCTATACGCAAAACTATACAAGCGCCTTGACCGAATCCTTGGCTGAAACTCCGGGAGTTACCATCGCGCCGCTGGGCTTCGATGCGCGACAGAATCTGAATCAGAGTGCAGCTGCTACTCAGCATCAGCATTGCTATCAGGAT caaaacaacaacatgccaTGGATAAAACCGGAGGCAGCGGCTACAAATCCATTTTTATCTTAA